The nucleotide sequence GCTCTGTCACAgccggatcaggatcttttccagttggatctatgtcggaCGGTTTCCTGCAAAGCGTCCTTTCGATACTCAGCATAATTTCTATAAGGGAAGCATGCCGAAACAAGATGGTACCGAGAagtttatacctggaagatgttctaatctttggcatttgacggccagccagttttttcctgggcatggtatGCTTTGGGAGTTTGTTGGGCGTGCCCTTGTCCCCAGATTTGTTGCTGTCATCGCCCTCATCGTCATTAAGcaccagctttctcttgcgaggaCCTGTCTGACCAgccggtttggaggtttgaggttgtGGGTCTGACCTGATTGTCGGCCCTCCACTTCCCTGAATggtgtgctggcgaggagatcggcgctgagcaattgggggatcagatttcatcaatACGTAATCCTGAATGAGATGTCTCCATGGTTAGTtaactcaacatgaagacaagataCTATTTTGGTCATAAGTTGAAAATTTCAGGtacatacctgcggaggcggattgaatgcattatatggcacaactggcagctggTGTGAGTAGCTAACGACAatggcatttgagaagattttatacattctctccttcatgattttgaaatccagAGAGTCTGGTTCTTCGCGATTAGGATCgtgcttgccgtcaaactcaaaagctgtacgggatctttctttaattggcgccagtcggcatttaatgaaatgccgagtgatctgctctccttgcaagccttgttctttgagttttaacatgcgatccaacaattccaaggcttgggcagcttcatctccgattggaagagagttccaagtatcttggtacaccgggggaagacaagagtattcgggaagagcaggctcaggattctgaacataaaaccagttcgcatgccatcctttgtttgaagtcttgaagggcatagagaaatacttttggctcagagttcccctcagctggaatcctgcccccccgactacacatggcttactcttgtttggttggggtttgaggaagaagatccggCGAAACAGGGCAAAGTGAGGCTTGATTCCcaaaaaggcttcacaaacatggacgaaattggcgatgtgcactatggaatttgggtttaggtgatgcaagctgattccatagaagttcaagatcccgcggaaaaatttcgaggtcggaagagcgaagccgccgtagaagaaatgcgagaagaccacaatctcgtgtgtatcgggggtcggaaaaatctcaccgcacgctggccgccacccgatgatctccttagcagggagaacgccgtgcgccaccatctccttcaggttctcttCCGTTACGTCAGACGGCGCCCATTGGctttcgaagctttctctctcttccgccatcgaGTTTCCTCaaatgcgctgatttgattcgagggatggcttgggagaggtgaggaattgaggcggtggatcacgggaaggattttgatcactttttgaaggtggatttgggtggattggtgaaccctagttcgccggcgcagttctgcactgtagcaaggagtggggaaaatggcgagagttccggcggggaagatgaAGCGTCGTTTGCATCTCggatttcttgttaagggtatcggaggtgcaaatgggcctaggcctgaacagtacttcagcccaatacttttaacagcgtggcccattgtgttccttagggacttaggcatattttgctttggcaatattatgcgcacaatagtgttgcccgatgctgataaaatcctttttatgcggtcatataattctttggaattattgcaatgcaaattaaaaggtgcccgacagaaaggtgttataccgCTTTTTTGTTAGCTTTATTAGGCTAtaaaagctgtctgggttaatctggaatgacttgtttttatcatagtcacttccttggtatgttatatacctattttcattatggtaaatagtcatagcctaggctattagacttattcattaccataattttttatataatacttggtgggtgatctttagagttttatattcggatgcctgtccagtgtgttcattcgtgaaccttttagagtgtaaacCACTCGGACTCTTTTTgttatggctaaaaagcagtcggctagaatGCCTCTTTAGGCGCCGCGTATGCTTTTGCCATCTGATGCGTGATAgtgctattattttgttctcaactatatgtttagtttgttaactaatcacatagttgggggctacacctaattaggtgcatctattcgatgcaccatattctttatcttttcgccctttacagtcttcgtcttcgctactcggTGGGCCTTGGCATGAATAATCTGAAGCACTCGGATTgctatctttgagaaggctacgatggttgactgcaaaggtctcgggggctactgtggagattatggatatcccatatctacacggcgatacTATTTGGGctggatataggataccgaatatgtatagaatatcttatttgtatctcgggtttgtttcttaacttgtacaacaaggaaacaccttgagacttagtcggtcacAGCTGTATTTAATCTATATCTgtgtattccgttagggatattgattatcttttgtaacccggactccttcccatatataaggggggtccgggcgcctctaggggcggAGGTTGATTTTCcctaaatcatacaatcaataatacactcggcggattcatccccggacaggagtagggtattacttcttttataagaaggcctgaacctgtataaatcctttgtctccaaacccatacactttcctagcttgatagccacccccttttattattgccgaaatctagtttcgacactcgcgagcagctcgcgagctagctcgagctggctcgttatctctaacgagctaaacttccagctcggctcgttaggaaaatcaaacgagccgagccaagcttgTCACGAGCCGAGCAagctaacgagccacgagcTTTCTGTCCACCCCATTATTGCCGCCCGCCTCCCGTGTCGCACGGGTTCCCCTTCGCCTCCCCCTCCTAGCGCCGGCCACTTCGCCTTCCCTGCCCCATCAAGATAGTTGATGTCTCCTCAACTTCAAGAAACTATCGTCGTCCACGTCCTGCTCGGTCGAGCCCTCACACGCTGCCCGATTCACTTCGTACTGCATATTTCTCACCAAAAACCATCGTTCCGTTCGTTTTCCCTGCCTTTAAAGCTTCAGCCGCCTCCTCACCTTCAAGAAACCTCAGGGATATATATTGCTCTACCAAAGGTatagcttcttcctcttcttcttgaaCCATAACCATATATGTTCATTCAATCTATCGGCCTACATTTCTCCTTTGAGTCATACTCGATTGATTTGTTCATGTTATATATCAGATTATCAACGGAAGGacatgttaaatatgtgatccgaattttgggcccacaatatattcgaattagtttcctagtaggattagtttcctagtaggAGTTCCTATTAGGTTTCCTATTAGATGTCTTTCTATTATcccctatatatactcttgtaagccgtACGGGAAGGGGAGACGTTCCCATTGTTATTCCTCTACGTTTGTAATCATCTCttctatagtgatcattgccggtcggcgcccgtgattttttcccgcaagggttttccacgtaaaaattcgtgtcttcgttgtgcatctattttcataacaagtgCTATCAGAGCTTTGGAGATCCGATCCAttacttcgccgccgccggcgccggtttCGGGTTCGTCGTCCCCGAATCAATCTGTTCAGCGTTGTACCGGTTGAGTCCGAGTCGACGCCGTCCAACGCCTGCGCAGCCACGCGCCGAGGAGAAGGTGCAGCAGCTGGCCAGGCGCAGCAGGAGAAAAGGcatgtcgaaactagatttcggcaataaaaaagggggtggctatcaagcttggaaagtgtatgggtttggagacaaaggatttatacaggttcaggccttcttataaaagaagtaatacctactcctgtccggggatgaatccgccgagtgtgttattgattgtatgatttagagaaaatcaacctccgcccctagaggcgcccggaccccccttatatatgggaaggagtccgggttacaaaagataatcaatatccctaacggaatacacagatatagattaaatacagccgtgaccgactaagtctcaaggtgtttccttgttgtacaagttaagaaacaaacccgagatacaaataagatattctatacatattcggtatcctatatccagCCCAAATAgtatcgccgtgtagatatgggatatccataatctccacagtagcccccgagacctttgcagtcaaccatcagagccttctcaaagataataatccgagtgcttcaaaacTTATCATGCCAAggcctgccgagtagcgaagacgaagactgtaaagggcgaaaagataaaaatatggtgcatcgaatagatgcacctaattaggtgaagcccccaactatgtgattagttaacgaactaaacatatagttaagaaacaaaataataacacaattgtgcatcatatgacaaaagcatacaCAATGACAAaagtataacacctttctgtcgggcaccttttaatttgcattgcaataattccaaagaattatatgaccgcataaaaaggattttatcagcattgggcaacactattgtgcgcataatattgccaaagcaaaatatgcctaagtccctaaggaacacaatgggccacgctgttaaaagtattgggctgaagtactgttcaggcctaggcccatttgcacctccgatacccttaacaataAATCCCGAtatccaagcgacgcttcgtcttccccgccggaactctcgccattttccccactccttgctacagtgcagaactgcgccggcgaactagggttcaccactccactcaaatccaccttcgaaaagtgcatcaaaatccttcccgtgatccaccacCTTAATCCCTCATTtctcccaagccatccctcgaatcaaatcagcgcatttgagaaaaatcgatggcggaagagagagaaagcttcgaaagCCAATGGGCGCCATCCGACATGACGGAAGaaaacctgaaggagatggtggcgcacagcattctccctgccaaggagatcatcgggtggcggccagcatGCGGTGAAGCCTTTCcaacccccgatacacacgaggtcgtggtcttctctcatttcttttatgGCGGATTTGCTCTTCCAACCTCAAAGTTCTTCCGTGGGATactgaatttctatggaatcagcttacatcacctaaacccgaatTCCATAGTCCACATTGCCAATTTCATCCATGTCTGTGAAGCTTTTTTGGGCATTAGACCTCATTTTGCTCTGTTCCGCCGAATATTTTTCCTTAAGCCTCAACCGAACAAAAACAAACCATGCGTAGTTGGAGGGGCTGGATTTCAACTGAGGGGCACTCTGAGCCAAAAGTATTTCTCCATGCCTttcaagacttcaaacaaaggatggcacgcgaactggttttatgttcagaatcctgagcctgctcttcctGAATATTCTTGTCTTCCCccggtgtaccaagatacttggaactctcttccaatcggagatgaagctgcccaagccttggaattgttggatcgcatgttaaaactcaaagaacaaggcttgcaaggagagcagatcactcggcatttcatcaaatgccgactggcgccaattaaagaaagatcccgtacagcttttgagttcgacggcaagcatgatcctaatcgcgaagaaccagactctctggatttcaaaatcatgaaggagagaatgtataaaatcttctcaaatgccattgtcgtcagctactcacaccagctgccagttgtgccatataatgcattcaatccgcctccgcaggtatgtatctgaaatcttcaactTATGACCAAAATAGTATAttgtcttcatgttgagttaACTAACCATGGAGGCATCTTATTCAGGAATATGTATTGATGAAATCTGACCCCCCAATTGCTCAGCGCCGAtctcctcgccagcacaccgttcagggaggtggagggccgaCAATCAGGTCAGACCCacaacctcaaacctccaaaccggcTAGTCAGACAGGtcctcgcaagagaaagctggtgCTTAATGACGATGAGGGCGATGACAGCAACAAATCTGGGGACAAGGGCACGCCCAACAAACTCCCAAAGCataccatgcccaggaaaaaactggctggccgtcaaatgccaaagattagaacatcttccaggtataaactTCTCGGTACCAACTCCCTTTGATATGCTTCTCTCATAGAAATTATGCTGAATATCGAAAGGATACTTTGCAGGAAACCGtccgacatagatccaactggaaaagatcctgatccggcAGTGACAGAGCCAAATTTATCCAAAGACGCTGAGCCGTCTGCTGAAAACCAaccgactgccgaaagccagccgaccgccgaaagccagccgactggcgcccatgcttcggatgacaaagccgatccgagtgaccagccgccAACTGGAGACCAGTCGGCAACAGCTGAAACTGCAACAACACGAGAGCCCCCGACtagaaaccagtcggatgtaggtCCCGATGAAGAAATCCCTGAAGTTGAAGCACAAACGACAACTTCCcaaggaccagaggctggtaaAGACTCAATGATTGGGTCTCTAAATAAAGAACAAGGACCACCTCATGTTCAGCCAGGAACATCCTCAGGTAACATATCTTATCAAGTGATGCCGACTTAAATAACTTCAGCTTACtcgtctaatgtcttggaaatacatcaggaacactaggcgatgacgaagaaacaattcctcgcataaaggcggctgatgactcccgtcctcctatcttgctcaaatggtgggacgagaactcgcAAGTCGCCGGCATCGTTATAAATCGTcagaaagaagatgaggaagtgtgccagctgaagagaGCACTTGGAGATgccactcgcattgtgaatgtaaatcttccgggtgactacctttaataactttgttctctctttagcagaactgaaccatgatccatcatgcagagaatccatcttcgcaatgaggccaagactacaactttggaaaagctggttcctcatttgggaactctagaagcagttagggaccagctgcatgaggccaaggagtgcgccaaaaagacagagaaggaGTTAAGGGATCGAATTgcccagctccaggattcaaacttcgagctaagtggttcatcaaaaggtaatcatcCAGATCTGTTCCATTGATTTATGCTGTCATAATTGCATCCTCAAACacttggatttcaaacagcgcaagccaccagaatggctcagatggagaaacagattgaagccttgaaaaaagacaaggtagaactggctgcggaaagggactcagccttgaaggaggttgaaggtactgccaACTGACAATTTGAACTGTCCTCTCTTTAATGCAGCAGATTCTTATTATAAATgtattttgtagaccgtaaaatcaaatctcaagctcagtttgatgtcctggttggtaagatcaagaagcttgaaggagcaagagacgaagtcgccaatgtcgctacaccactcgtccaagctatgttccttaataacagtggtccgagtgcacttgacgcaaccgaaatctttgacaagctaagagttgcaccggatgtatacttcaagaacatcaagaaagctggaagcaTGGGAGCTAGCTTGGCATtagcgatgaccaaatccttgtacccgagaattgaaatcgacaccattgatggatttgcagatgggacaagcgaagaagctgctcttgatcttatcaacAATGCTCAAAATacggctgacaagattgcaagcGATGTGGTAGATCAATTCCGCAACAATGACCTTCAGCCGAGTAAcgataactctgatgatgaaaggaccGATTCTGACTGAGTATGATTGGAACAAATGGAGGCATAATTTGTActatactggtgtatttatgctgtgcttgatagttctagccaagtctttgatttcttaaaagcttttatcaagctttgttgagcctaaaacccaaagaagctattaaaaactttcagtcctcgcagactaagtagaaaaaatcaaacaaggcaatgatagaccaagtaagcaaattaaattgataaaaaattacactccattattatgatgatagcccccgactgacaacggcaagaagaaaacttgatgttgacagtcaagatagggaagtacaatgataaacttaagcgtagaaacgacgaagatgttcaatgttccaagagttgtcgacaagagtaccgtcttcgcgcttgagtcgataagaacctggccgggtgacttcagagataataaatggcccttcccatagaggagataacttgtgccggtctcgtgtagtttgaattttcctcaaaaccaggtcacCAACTAAAAAGgcacgagatcgaacattgcgattatgatagcgccgcaacccttgtaaatatcgagccgaccgaatcaaagctgcttcgcgggcttcttccaatcggtgcaagtcatccactcggtcttcttcgtagcgttcttcacggaaatttcgaaagcgcaaagactcgaattcaacttcactcggcaacattgcttctgccccatagacaaggaaaaaaggtgactggcctgtggcccgactgggtgtagttcgcaaagaccaaagtaccgaTGGCAGTtgttgcacccatttgccggcatagggttttagccggtcaaagacacgcgctttaatcccttgaagtatcatgccattagctcgctccacctgtccattgctcatggggtgtgccactgaggcgtagcaaatcttaattccaaaatcctcacaaaagtctttaaaaactccgccggtgaattgtgtgccattatcagtgataatccgattgggcactccaaatctatgcacaatgttgatgaagaagtctcgagcattatctgctgtgattgtgacaaccggtttagcttcaatccacttggaaaatttatcAATTGCCAcgaagagatgcgtgtaaccgccgactgcctttttaaacgggccgaccatATCGAGCCCccaaccgcaaacggccaagacagcgggatagtctgcaactcttgagctggtaagtgaatttgtctggcgaaaaattggcaaccttcgcacgtgcgcacaattttgtcggcgtcggacactgcagtaggccaaaagaaaccctgccggtaagctttgccgacaatggtgcgtgcagcagcatggtttccgcatatcccagaatgtatatctttcagcaattgtctcccttcctctaaagatacgcagcgttgcagaattcctgaagggcttttcttgtataactcagcttcgtgcataacataaagtttgctccgccttgaaatccgctcggcttcatctttatcttgagggagctcttgagaagttaaaaatcgtatgaagggctctcgccagtcggcttcaaccatagctacgTCATGAGTGTCCGCATCTTGAGTAGTATCTTTATGAGGTACGGTCGgtgtataaaggtgttcgacgaaaacatctgAGGGCGCCgtctcgcgcttggatccaaaattggcaagtctatcggcggcttcattgttgtgtcgaagaacgtgactgagctcgagtccctcgaacttgtcttccaatttgcgcacctcttgtcgatatgccatcatattgtcgtcaatgcaggaccactctttcataacttggttgacaaccaactgtgaatcgcctcgaacaatcagacgctttatccctagggaaattgcaatccgtagtCCATGAAGGAGGGCCTCATACTCGGCAACGTTGTGGgatgccgaaaaatgtatccaaagcacatagcttaatctttctccagttggggaaatcaaaaccactcctgctccagtgcccgaaagtctttttgacccgtcaaaatgcatggtccagtgctccatcttctccgcgggggtatcctcctggcactcggtccattcggcgacaaaatcagctaatgCTTGGGACTTGActgaaattcggggcttgaatgatatgtccaaagacatcaactccaaagcccacttagcaatccgtccgtttgcttcgcggttgtgcagtatatcaccgagtggaaatgatgtgaccaccgttaccgagtgactttgaaaatagtgagatagcttcctagtggtaattagaataccatataacagcttctgaacctgagggtacctcgttttggagtcggctaggacctcgctgacaaaataaatcggtcgctggactttttggacatggccttcttcctcgcgctcaacgaccaagactgtgctcacaacctgggaggtggctgatacatacagcaacaacggctcctgcgggtgtggtgaggctaagattggtggctcggtgaggagtttcttgaaatcttcgaaggccttctgtgcttcgggtccccactggaagttatctgttttcttcaacagcttaaagaagggcatcccccgctcgccaagtcttgaaacaaatcggctgagcgccgccatgcatccagtcagcttctgaacatctttctgggtacttggcggtttcatgttgaggatagcagtaactttctccgggttggcttggatgcccctatgagacaccataaagccaagcagcttccctgacggtactccgaaggtgcacttttcagggttcaatttcatcctgaaagcacggatgctcgcaaaggtttcttctagatccgagatcaaatcgtccttttgcttggtcttgacgactacgtcatccacataggcttcaacgttgcggccgatctgcgttgagaagcatctttggatcatacgttgataagttgctcctgcattttttagtccgaacggcatggtgacgtagcagtatgccccaaagggcgtgatgaatgaagtcttcaagcagtcggattccttcagtcggatctgatgataccccgagtagcaatccaaaaaactgagaagctcacagccggcggtcgagtcgactacctggtcaatgcgaggcaacccaaaaggatctttagggcaggacttgttgaggtcagtataatcgacacacatgcgccattgccctgttttcttccgaactagaaccgggtttgccagccagtcgggatgaaggacttctttgatgaagcctgctgctaacagcttggttaattcctccttgatcgcgtccttcctgtcttgtgcgaatcggcggagtcgttgtttgataggcttggcatcttctttgacatgtaaggagtgctcaatcacctctctaggaataccgggcatatcagatggtttccacgcaaagatatctttattgttctgaagaaaggtgatgagcgcgttttcctatttacaatctaactcggcgcctattacagcagttttagtaggatcagagggatctaggggaatcttcttagtcttggcttcgctttctccactttttgaagtcttggtaGCAGGTATTTCTCCTTCGCTCaccgtggctgcagccagtcggatatcctctcgggcagacgccatctcgcgagtttgggccatgtcgcaactctccttgtcgcatgtgacggcttgcttgatgtcgctccgtaagGATAgcactcctcggggaccaggcatcttcatcatcatgtaagtatagtgcgggacggccatgaacttggctaacgccgggcgtccgagtatggcatggtaagctgtctcgaaatcggcgacttcgaagctgatattctctgtgcgaaagttttcccgagtgccaaaagtgaccgggagggtgatctggccgagtggagttgcggataatcctggaatcactccgtgaaaaggcgcattgcttggttttaactcggagcgagggatctgcatatcatccagggTCTTGGcaaagaggatattgagtgcactgccaccgtcgatgagggttctgcgaagcttgacattacggaccactgggtctagtaccagggggtaccgccccgggtggaccactcggtcaggatgatccgagcggtcaaacttgattgcgatctctgaccatcgaagatactggggcgtgtcgggctgaacagcattgatctcccgttcagtcaacttctgcttccgtttagactcataagccagggggccgccgaagatatggttgagctccttgcggtgatcTTGAAAACCTGCTGGGGTGTCGCTGTCATCCTTCTTCCTTGATGTGCTTTGCTCTTCGTCAGAGTTCTTCCGTgcagtcttggtgtattgatccgcgaattgcttgtagacgaaacaatctttggccacgtggttggagttaggatggtgcgggcattgggagttcatgatcttgtcgaacgtgttgacgcgcgaacgctgtcgagaagagtgactggcggttgcaacaagttccgcaggcttacgcttgcggtccttatgattgttacttccacctcctcccgtagccggcgtacccttgttttgcttccaactgggacccgactgctttgatgcggtgacggcgtcttcagctttggcgtactcgttggctttttcaaacatgagcttgactgtcctgggaggcttacgcccaaacttgccgactagttcttcgtggcgaatccctttggtgaatgcggcgatgatgacgtcgtcggtgatgtcggagatcttgttacgttgttcagaaaaccgccggatgtaatctcgaagggattctccggacttctgaatgacgttgtagagatcatattgtgtgccgggacgctcgaaggtgccttggaagttggcgatgaagtggtcgcgtagttcggcccaagatccaattgtgccacggggcaatccatggagccaagatcgggcggaatccgctaaagccactggtaaatagttcgccatggccttgctgtcgcctcctgctgcgcggattgcgagaccgtagacggtaagccacgattcggggttagtggtaccgtcgtacttctctattccagtcggcttgaagccggctggccaatccactcgacgcaggtcgtcggtgaaggctgctactccgtcaaggtcgtcgtcatggcggtccggcgagtgatgatagcctcgagctgctcggcgctgtatgattgtgtcgcgaagatcgatggggcggcgacgaggtggtgagcgaggccgatctactcggcgctccctatgaaggtcgggaggtgagtgaacggaccgctcgtcgtgacccctgctcctgcgattggatcctgcgccggtgatgctgaggcttggatgacggtagtcatgagatcggaagtgggggactcggctaccagtcggcgtgtggacgctttcggagttaactgggactgaggccgcaatcatggtcttcgtctggttcaagatgttgacgacgtggtcggattgattgagctcgttttggttgaggagggtgtcgagaagggtgatcgcggccaccgcattctgttgaggggtgcggaagaccggtgtcccttcgacatcttgttggccgatgagatcacgcgctcggcgccctgcttccaaagctcgctgacgtcgatcctcagcctccttcgcggtccgctcacggtcctgctgctcacgccgtagccgttcttgttcttgtgcttgatgctcctcctccagtcggcgacgttcttcggtctcccgggcttggcgttgctcctccgtctcattattggccatgaaaacgccaaagtagagaggggtgtagttgtcatctaggcttccgtcgaagtcgtcgaa is from Oryza sativa Japonica Group chromosome 9, ASM3414082v1 and encodes:
- the LOC136351836 gene encoding uncharacterized protein; translated protein: MAEERESFESQWAPSDVTEENLKEMVAHGVLPAKEIIGWRPACGEIFPTPDTHEIVVFSHFFYGGFALPTSKFFRGILNFYGISLHHLNPNSIVHIANFVHVCEAFLGIKPHFALFRRIFFLKPQPNKSKPCVVGGAGFQLRGTLSQKYFSMPFKTSNKGWHANWFYVQNPEPALPEYSCLPPVYQDTWNSLPIGDEAAQALELLDRMLKLKEQGLQGEQITRHFIKCRLAPIKERSRTAFEFDGKHDPNREEPDSLDFKIMKERMYKIFSNAIVVSYSHQLPVVPYNAFNPPPQDYVLMKSDPPIAQRRSPRQHTIQGSGGPTIRSDPQPQTSKPAGQTGPRKRKLVLNDDEGDDSNKSGDKGTPNKLPKHTMPRKKLAGRQMPKIRTSSRKPSDIDPTGKDPDPAVTEPNLSKDTEPSAENQPTAESQPTAENQPAGAHASDDKADPSDQPPTGVQSATAETATTQEPPTGNQSDNKDHLMFSQEHPQEH